A region of Fibrobacter succinogenes subsp. succinogenes S85 DNA encodes the following proteins:
- a CDS encoding VWA domain-containing protein has protein sequence MKKKWLAVIAFSLLSTACSDDNIGNFPSAAGAENPTSAGIESSGIESSADSPDAESSSAFSSSSVMSSSVESSAESSTESSAESSSGTESSSSATPKSSATNFLDTPFGDYEYAITDSYEGGAGGFGGGFSDATTSTKGGGAGGLTGGAGGVSVTGGSPGGAGGVGGTSGAGGLGGTNNRTSGLLTAGEWNDLDNWKFWSGLLNENKYYDKTSYWKFYPKNLVAVQVVDGNNTAIANVPVELLKGGTVLFSTKTDNAGFAYCWQSLFANDDSDIVEADYSLNVNGASYTEPVKFTSLGDEQVNVNVVVSADAKLAAAKADIAFIVDATGSMTDEIRFLISDLNYIIDHASLGNNVALRTAALFYRDVQDEYITRYDDFSDNVSTTQEFVAKQKAGGGGDYPEAVDYALEASLQKLSWNESARARIAFLILDAPAHHKDNVIESLQKSIALFAQNGIKIIPVAASGVDKDTEFMLRFFELATGGTYVFLTNDSGIGNKHIEASVGDYEVEKLADLMVRLIKKYIE, from the coding sequence ATGAAAAAGAAATGGTTGGCGGTTATAGCGTTTTCGCTATTGAGTACCGCTTGTAGCGACGACAACATCGGGAATTTTCCGAGTGCAGCGGGTGCCGAAAACCCCACAAGCGCAGGAATCGAAAGCTCAGGTATAGAAAGCTCCGCCGACAGTCCTGACGCCGAAAGCAGCTCAGCATTCTCCTCGAGTTCTGTAATGTCTTCGAGCGTTGAAAGCTCTGCAGAAAGTTCTACAGAAAGCTCCGCTGAAAGTAGCTCGGGAACAGAAAGTTCTTCAAGTGCCACGCCCAAAAGCAGCGCAACAAATTTCTTAGACACTCCCTTCGGTGACTATGAATACGCCATTACAGACAGCTACGAAGGCGGTGCTGGTGGTTTCGGAGGAGGTTTCTCCGATGCAACCACTTCTACCAAAGGCGGCGGAGCCGGCGGCTTAACAGGCGGTGCCGGTGGCGTTAGCGTAACAGGCGGATCGCCAGGCGGCGCAGGTGGAGTCGGTGGAACGAGCGGCGCGGGAGGCCTTGGTGGCACAAACAACAGAACATCAGGATTACTCACGGCGGGAGAATGGAACGACCTCGACAATTGGAAATTCTGGAGTGGTCTCCTCAACGAAAACAAGTATTACGATAAAACAAGCTACTGGAAATTCTACCCTAAGAATCTCGTAGCCGTACAAGTTGTCGATGGCAATAACACCGCCATTGCAAATGTCCCCGTGGAACTCCTTAAGGGTGGCACTGTGCTATTCTCCACAAAGACGGATAATGCGGGCTTCGCTTACTGCTGGCAGAGCCTCTTTGCCAATGATGATAGTGATATCGTTGAGGCAGACTATTCGCTCAACGTCAATGGAGCAAGCTATACAGAACCGGTCAAGTTTACCTCGCTGGGCGATGAACAAGTCAACGTCAACGTTGTCGTAAGTGCTGACGCCAAGCTGGCCGCAGCAAAGGCCGACATCGCATTCATCGTGGATGCTACAGGCTCCATGACCGACGAAATCCGCTTCCTTATTTCTGACCTGAATTACATTATTGACCATGCCAGTTTGGGCAATAACGTCGCTTTGCGCACTGCCGCTTTGTTCTACCGCGATGTCCAAGACGAATACATCACCCGATACGATGATTTTTCAGACAACGTTTCTACAACTCAGGAATTTGTCGCCAAACAGAAAGCAGGCGGTGGTGGCGACTATCCCGAAGCTGTTGACTATGCACTTGAAGCATCCTTGCAAAAGCTTTCCTGGAATGAATCGGCTCGCGCACGTATTGCATTCTTGATTCTTGACGCCCCTGCTCACCATAAGGACAACGTCATCGAAAGCCTGCAAAAATCCATTGCGCTCTTTGCCCAGAACGGCATCAAGATTATTCCGGTGGCTGCTAGTGGCGTGGACAAGGACACCGAATTTATGCTGAGATTCTTTGAACTTGCAACGGGCGGCACGTACGTCTTCCTCACTAACGATAGCGGCATCGGAAACAAACACATCGAGGCTTCCGTCGGCGATTACGAAGTGGAAAAACTCGCCGATTTGATGGTCCGCCTCATCAAGAAATATATAGAATAA
- a CDS encoding alkyl/aryl-sulfatase, with translation MSENTSNDTQNLDSSAFTRVKNHYEALRSELGNNQRSSEYTIAEYGSCGEVVPDIKTTNDQPVWSQVNYKFLENKYNVKDNNHLCVHPNLWENGASNHLSGVFEVLKGKIYQVRGYDMSNLTFVRSNPPIEGCRDIELPRWIVFDTLMSNECTDAAMKLFEEYLKETLSGYSLSGSIVGMIISHSHIDHYGGMETVAKYFIDSGNGNIDEKESENDVKKVANRFILAPAGFYDHSVSENVYLGNAMGRRASYQYGSFIKPSDPNDVHGEISIGIGQGQSTGRPSAVGKPTIEISKNTTLILDKIKVEFQLTPGTEAPAEMNNYIPEYRALWLAENCSGTLHNLYTLRGAEIRDAKAWASYLMQTALLYGDNTDVIFQSHNWPHWRSKTDEKGNVLDVDIRKFIIDTASIYKYIHDQTLLYMNMGYKMDEVADMLVLPRGIQKNWSLKPFYGTPVHNAKAIYQKYLGWYDANPIHLQELPPEQLAKEMMRYMQAGSKEKMLSMISDDIAAGNFWTAAYMANQIILAGDENESVAKDLCASALQQLGYQCESGTWRNAYLSAAYELRNGKIHSKRSSSDSTAQMPAETLLDYISIFFDGERAASKISCDMYLKVPEDATTSYFLFVVKNGAILYHKVENADQIKAISGSATMVTLQDLRLVAAGKYTGSCGALKQISKAMVSIDCDRFKCFDIIDKHDGEVLFEKDKNAKTDEERYEKVDLKKEVEDCIDLLEQYTDKFKKEDDVVHLSNVDIPRWERYYNLLKVQTQVILDGDFFIPGDATMGIGKDNQFMSYELYYTLYSLYRYLYRSYLKNDYGYKFTDSSKSTEFIKLKEKIVLLETYVADFYLSKSKDEVVFEEGDALAWCYLNNDDDTTDVSFSVAYFFGLLYNLYKKFSDEIK, from the coding sequence ATGAGCGAAAACACCTCCAACGATACTCAAAATTTAGATTCTAGCGCTTTTACGCGTGTAAAAAATCATTACGAAGCATTACGTAGTGAGCTCGGCAATAATCAACGATCTTCGGAATACACAATTGCAGAATACGGTAGCTGCGGAGAAGTTGTTCCTGATATTAAAACAACCAACGATCAACCAGTGTGGTCACAGGTAAACTACAAGTTTTTAGAAAATAAATACAATGTCAAAGACAATAATCATTTGTGCGTCCATCCGAATCTTTGGGAAAATGGGGCTAGCAACCATCTGTCGGGCGTGTTTGAAGTTCTAAAGGGAAAAATATACCAAGTTCGCGGCTATGACATGTCCAATCTGACATTCGTAAGGAGCAACCCTCCTATAGAAGGCTGCCGTGACATTGAATTGCCTCGTTGGATTGTCTTTGACACACTTATGAGCAACGAGTGTACAGATGCAGCGATGAAACTTTTTGAAGAATATTTGAAAGAGACGCTTTCAGGTTATTCGCTTAGCGGTTCCATCGTTGGGATGATTATCAGTCATTCCCACATTGACCATTATGGTGGAATGGAAACTGTCGCTAAATATTTTATCGATTCTGGTAATGGAAACATTGACGAAAAAGAATCCGAGAATGATGTAAAAAAGGTCGCTAACCGCTTTATTCTTGCCCCCGCCGGTTTTTACGACCATTCTGTAAGCGAAAATGTTTACTTGGGCAACGCCATGGGCAGACGCGCTTCTTACCAGTACGGAAGCTTTATCAAGCCGTCGGACCCCAATGACGTCCACGGAGAAATAAGTATTGGTATTGGTCAAGGCCAGTCTACAGGGCGCCCGTCAGCAGTGGGGAAGCCGACAATTGAAATTTCGAAAAATACAACACTGATACTTGACAAAATTAAAGTAGAATTCCAGTTGACGCCAGGGACAGAAGCGCCTGCCGAAATGAATAATTATATCCCGGAATATAGAGCTTTGTGGCTTGCCGAAAACTGCTCCGGTACGCTCCACAACCTTTACACCCTTCGTGGGGCGGAAATTCGTGATGCCAAGGCTTGGGCTAGTTATCTGATGCAAACGGCTCTCTTGTATGGAGACAATACGGATGTTATTTTCCAAAGCCATAACTGGCCTCACTGGCGCAGCAAAACAGATGAAAAAGGTAATGTGCTGGATGTTGATATCCGCAAATTCATTATTGATACAGCATCCATTTACAAGTACATCCACGACCAGACTCTACTTTATATGAATATGGGCTACAAGATGGACGAAGTGGCCGATATGCTTGTACTGCCGAGAGGTATTCAGAAAAACTGGAGCCTTAAGCCTTTCTATGGTACACCTGTACACAATGCCAAGGCCATTTATCAGAAATATCTTGGATGGTACGATGCAAATCCCATTCATCTTCAGGAACTTCCGCCGGAACAGTTAGCGAAAGAAATGATGCGCTACATGCAGGCTGGCAGTAAAGAAAAAATGTTGTCTATGATTAGCGACGATATTGCGGCTGGAAATTTCTGGACTGCCGCTTATATGGCAAATCAAATCATCCTTGCTGGCGATGAAAATGAGTCTGTTGCGAAGGATTTGTGTGCTTCCGCTTTGCAGCAGCTCGGTTACCAATGTGAATCGGGAACTTGGCGTAACGCTTACCTTTCTGCGGCTTATGAACTCCGTAATGGTAAAATTCATTCGAAAAGGTCTTCGTCTGATTCTACAGCACAAATGCCTGCAGAAACGTTGCTGGATTATATATCCATTTTCTTTGATGGCGAAAGGGCTGCAAGCAAAATCAGTTGCGATATGTACCTCAAAGTGCCTGAAGATGCGACAACCTCGTATTTCTTGTTCGTTGTGAAAAATGGAGCAATACTTTATCATAAGGTTGAAAATGCTGACCAAATTAAAGCCATAAGTGGCTCAGCAACGATGGTTACTCTCCAGGATCTGAGATTGGTTGCTGCGGGTAAGTACACGGGTTCATGTGGGGCTCTTAAACAAATATCGAAAGCTATGGTCTCTATAGACTGCGACCGATTCAAGTGCTTTGATATTATTGACAAGCATGATGGCGAAGTGCTTTTTGAAAAAGACAAAAATGCAAAAACCGACGAAGAACGCTATGAAAAAGTAGATTTGAAGAAAGAAGTTGAAGACTGCATTGATCTTCTTGAACAATATACGGATAAATTCAAAAAAGAAGACGATGTTGTTCATCTTTCGAATGTCGATATTCCGCGTTGGGAACGTTATTACAACCTGCTTAAAGTGCAAACGCAGGTGATTCTTGACGGAGATTTCTTTATTCCTGGCGATGCGACTATGGGAATAGGAAAAGATAACCAATTTATGTCATACGAGCTGTACTACACGCTCTATAGTCTTTACAGATATCTGTATCGAAGCTATTTAAAGAATGACTATGGTTATAAATTTACAGATTCCAGCAAGAGTACAGAATTTATCAAGTTGAAAGAAAAAATTGTATTGCTTGAAACGTATGTTGCTGACTTCTATCTGAGCAAATCCAAAGATGAAGTTGTGTTTGAAGAAGGCGATGCTTTAGCTTGGTGTTATCTGAATAATGATGATGATACGACTGATGTTTCGTTCAGTGTTGCTTATTTCTTCGGTCTGCTCTACAATCTCTACAAAAAATTTTCTGACGAGATTAAGTAA
- a CDS encoding methyltransferase family protein yields MKLLREIVGYVLGGVLFVGLIPTLMWLASGMPDLLPIDIARGGVVIAIMLAGLALSIWTIVYMKRRGKGNPMDAFGHEVAPRTSHLMTDGPYRLNRNPMLTGTFIYLVGAAVWIWHWQALLVYAAFVAIMMVQVFSEERRLRRDFGKEYEEFCKIRRRF; encoded by the coding sequence ATGAAACTTTTGCGTGAAATTGTCGGTTACGTGCTCGGGGGAGTGCTATTTGTAGGGCTAATTCCAACGCTGATGTGGCTTGCCTCGGGGATGCCGGATTTATTGCCGATTGATATCGCTAGGGGAGGGGTTGTCATCGCGATAATGCTAGCCGGGCTTGCATTAAGCATTTGGACAATCGTTTACATGAAACGCCGCGGGAAAGGGAATCCGATGGACGCGTTCGGACATGAAGTTGCTCCGCGCACTAGCCACCTGATGACTGACGGCCCGTATCGCCTGAATAGAAACCCGATGCTTACGGGAACATTCATTTACCTTGTCGGAGCAGCCGTCTGGATTTGGCATTGGCAAGCTTTGCTCGTGTATGCCGCATTTGTCGCTATTATGATGGTGCAGGTCTTTAGCGAAGAACGCCGACTCCGCCGCGACTTTGGCAAAGAATACGAAGAATTCTGCAAAATCCGCAGAAGATTTTAA
- a CDS encoding phosphoenolpyruvate carboxykinase (GTP), producing the protein MSLTLNDIKHPKISTWVNEMIAMCEPDNVVVVDGTQEEYDALMQKCVKAGLATKLAKKENCYLFRSLPSDVARVESRTFISSVKEEDAGPTNHWIDPSELKQTMRKLYKGCMHGRTMYVIPFCMGPLGSPISKNGIEVTDSEYVVLNMDIMTRAGKKVLDIFNADVNAEFVPCLHSVGKPLRECESDNGIWPCADVEYKYITQFPEERLIWSYGSGYGGNALLGKKCFALRIATVLARDEGWLAEHMLILKLTNPKGEVKYVTGAFPSACGKTNLAMLIPTIPGWKVETIGDDIAWMKFGKDGRLYAINPEAGFFGVAPGTSAESNKNALVSAEKNTIYTNCALTEDGDVWWEGIGYPAQGKLVDWKGKTRDALPKDKAPKGEEMAHPNARFTAPAKQCPCIAKEWEDPAGVPISAILFGGRRPSTIPLVHQSLSWNHGVFLGSIVGSEITAASTIDASQVGKIRRDPFAILPFCGYNMGDYFKHWIEIGQKSTEDKLPKIFYVNWFRKDANNEKLPGGFMWPGYGDNSRVLAWIFDRCNGVDNAVETPIGYMPKEGAINTDGLADYYKETLPQITKVDVEGWKKELADVKENHYPKFGKHLPKELSEIIDMIQDRLNKA; encoded by the coding sequence ATGAGTCTTACTCTTAACGATATCAAGCACCCGAAAATCAGTACTTGGGTGAATGAAATGATTGCCATGTGCGAACCGGACAACGTCGTCGTCGTTGACGGTACCCAGGAAGAATATGATGCCCTCATGCAGAAGTGCGTCAAGGCCGGCCTCGCAACGAAGCTTGCCAAGAAGGAAAACTGCTACTTGTTCCGTTCTCTTCCGTCTGACGTGGCTCGCGTCGAATCCCGTACGTTCATCTCTTCTGTCAAGGAAGAAGATGCAGGTCCGACCAACCACTGGATCGACCCGTCTGAACTCAAGCAGACGATGCGTAAGCTCTACAAGGGTTGTATGCACGGCCGTACCATGTACGTGATCCCGTTCTGCATGGGCCCGCTCGGCTCCCCGATCTCCAAGAACGGTATCGAAGTCACTGACTCCGAATACGTCGTTCTCAACATGGACATCATGACTCGCGCTGGCAAGAAGGTTCTCGATATCTTCAACGCTGACGTGAACGCTGAATTCGTTCCGTGCCTCCACTCCGTTGGTAAGCCGCTCCGCGAATGCGAAAGCGACAACGGCATCTGGCCGTGCGCTGACGTTGAATACAAGTACATCACGCAGTTCCCGGAAGAACGCCTCATTTGGTCCTACGGTTCCGGTTACGGTGGAAACGCCCTCCTCGGCAAGAAGTGCTTTGCTCTCCGCATTGCTACCGTTCTCGCTCGCGACGAAGGCTGGCTCGCTGAACACATGCTCATCCTCAAGCTCACCAACCCGAAGGGCGAAGTCAAGTACGTGACTGGCGCATTCCCGTCTGCTTGCGGTAAGACGAACCTCGCCATGCTCATCCCGACTATCCCGGGCTGGAAGGTCGAAACCATCGGTGACGACATTGCATGGATGAAGTTTGGCAAGGATGGCCGTCTCTATGCTATCAACCCGGAAGCTGGCTTCTTCGGCGTTGCCCCGGGTACTTCTGCAGAATCCAACAAGAACGCTCTTGTTTCTGCTGAAAAGAACACGATCTACACGAACTGCGCTCTCACTGAAGACGGCGACGTGTGGTGGGAAGGCATCGGCTACCCGGCACAGGGCAAGCTCGTTGACTGGAAGGGCAAGACCCGTGACGCTCTCCCGAAGGACAAGGCTCCTAAGGGCGAAGAAATGGCTCACCCGAACGCTCGCTTCACCGCTCCGGCTAAGCAGTGCCCGTGCATTGCTAAGGAATGGGAAGATCCGGCAGGCGTGCCTATCTCTGCAATCCTCTTCGGTGGCCGTCGTCCGTCCACCATTCCTCTGGTCCACCAGTCCCTCAGCTGGAACCACGGCGTGTTCCTCGGCTCCATCGTTGGTTCCGAAATCACGGCTGCCTCTACGATTGACGCCTCTCAGGTCGGTAAGATCCGTCGCGACCCGTTCGCAATCCTCCCGTTCTGCGGCTACAACATGGGTGACTACTTCAAGCACTGGATCGAAATCGGTCAGAAGTCCACTGAAGACAAGCTTCCGAAGATCTTCTACGTGAACTGGTTCCGCAAGGATGCCAACAACGAAAAGCTTCCGGGTGGCTTCATGTGGCCGGGTTACGGCGACAACAGCCGCGTGCTCGCTTGGATCTTCGACCGCTGCAACGGTGTTGACAACGCTGTCGAAACTCCGATCGGTTACATGCCGAAGGAAGGCGCCATCAATACTGATGGTCTCGCTGACTACTATAAGGAAACTCTCCCGCAGATCACGAAGGTTGACGTGGAAGGCTGGAAGAAGGAACTCGCTGACGTTAAGGAAAACCACTATCCGAAGTTCGGCAAGCACCTCCCGAAGGAACTCTCTGAAATCATCGACATGATCCAGGATCGCCTCAATAAGGCATAA
- a CDS encoding MBL fold metallo-hydrolase, which translates to MITTIILTVLFLLGDAGVLFLSQESFGKLPQGKHLERVKKSPHYDGKQFVNDEETEFMTGNKSTLTVWREFMFNKKKNTVPDTAIHAIKTDLRKLPNDKDWIVWFGHSSYLVNLSGKKILVDPVFYKGSPVKFANKMFKGTDIYKPADMPDIDYLVITHDHWDHLDYETVTELEPRVKKVVTALGVGSHLEYWHYPVNKLIELDWWEKAQLGDSTRVTATPARHFSGRDLHKNKTFWASFVYESPKRTIWIGGDGGYGSHYSKIKANFPNIDLGILENGQYNPDWAQVHTMPQYLGREMLELGAKRYLTVHHSKFCLSKHPYYEPLENAKKAAQESGKPLLMPLIGEVVYLD; encoded by the coding sequence ATGATTACAACGATTATTTTAACAGTCCTTTTTCTCTTGGGCGATGCGGGCGTTCTGTTTTTAAGCCAAGAGAGCTTTGGTAAACTCCCGCAGGGTAAGCACCTGGAGCGCGTCAAAAAGTCCCCGCATTACGATGGCAAGCAGTTCGTGAATGACGAAGAAACGGAATTCATGACAGGCAACAAGAGCACGCTCACTGTCTGGCGCGAATTCATGTTCAACAAAAAGAAGAACACCGTCCCCGACACCGCCATTCACGCTATAAAGACGGACTTGAGAAAACTCCCCAACGACAAAGATTGGATTGTTTGGTTCGGCCATTCGTCGTACCTTGTGAACCTTTCGGGTAAGAAAATTTTGGTGGACCCGGTGTTTTACAAGGGCTCCCCCGTCAAATTTGCTAATAAGATGTTCAAGGGTACGGACATTTACAAGCCCGCCGACATGCCGGATATCGATTATCTGGTTATTACTCACGACCATTGGGACCATTTGGATTATGAGACCGTCACAGAATTGGAACCGCGAGTGAAAAAGGTGGTAACCGCACTTGGTGTAGGCTCGCATTTGGAATACTGGCACTATCCCGTGAACAAACTTATTGAGCTTGACTGGTGGGAAAAAGCGCAACTTGGCGACAGCACCCGCGTTACGGCAACGCCTGCAAGGCATTTCTCGGGTCGCGATTTGCACAAGAACAAGACGTTCTGGGCTTCGTTCGTCTATGAATCGCCTAAGCGTACGATTTGGATTGGCGGAGATGGCGGCTACGGATCGCACTACTCGAAAATCAAGGCGAACTTCCCGAACATCGATTTAGGGATTCTTGAAAACGGGCAATACAATCCGGACTGGGCGCAAGTCCATACGATGCCGCAATACTTGGGTCGTGAAATGCTTGAACTTGGCGCTAAACGCTATCTGACCGTTCACCATTCGAAGTTCTGCCTGAGCAAGCATCCGTATTACGAGCCTCTCGAAAATGCGAAAAAGGCCGCCCAGGAATCTGGCAAGCCTTTGCTCATGCCGCTAATCGGCGAAGTTGTGTATTTAGATTAA
- a CDS encoding radical SAM protein, which yields MKVCEIFKSIEGEGIRMGQAAVFVRLHGCNLRCSYCDSMYAVEGPDFKQMSVGEVLAAVEMYRNESGVKCVTLTGGEPLIHEGVGELLTAFSDAGFEVNIETNGTVPCKWQLPGLFYTMDWKCKSSGMSARMKMENIISLGKNDVLKFVVGSVEDLQEAEGVVARLSLTSPDNMPHIFISPVWGELTNEQIVNWMVGSKVMTQNNARFQVQLHKIVWDPDMRGV from the coding sequence ATGAAAGTTTGTGAAATTTTTAAGAGTATCGAGGGCGAAGGGATTCGCATGGGGCAGGCGGCAGTGTTCGTGCGTCTGCACGGCTGCAACTTGCGCTGTAGCTATTGCGATTCGATGTATGCGGTTGAAGGTCCCGACTTTAAGCAGATGAGCGTGGGGGAGGTCCTCGCTGCAGTTGAAATGTATCGCAACGAATCCGGTGTCAAGTGCGTCACGCTCACAGGCGGTGAACCGCTGATTCACGAAGGTGTGGGCGAGTTGCTTACTGCATTCAGTGATGCGGGCTTTGAAGTCAACATCGAGACGAACGGCACGGTTCCTTGCAAATGGCAGTTGCCAGGACTCTTCTACACGATGGACTGGAAGTGCAAAAGCAGCGGCATGTCTGCCCGAATGAAGATGGAAAATATCATTTCACTCGGCAAAAATGACGTGCTCAAGTTCGTTGTCGGGAGTGTCGAAGACTTGCAAGAAGCGGAAGGCGTTGTCGCGCGACTCTCGCTAACATCTCCAGATAATATGCCGCATATCTTTATTTCGCCGGTATGGGGCGAACTCACCAACGAGCAAATTGTCAATTGGATGGTGGGTAGCAAGGTCATGACGCAAAACAACGCACGCTTCCAAGTGCAACTGCACAAAATCGTGTGGGACCCCGACATGCGCGGGGTGTAA
- the queD gene encoding 6-carboxytetrahydropterin synthase QueD, with translation MYRVIKRIEISGAHKLSLPYESKCRGLHGHNWIITVFCQSETLDENGMVVDFSRIKEIVKGKLDHQFLNDVVNFNPTAENMARWICEQVPHCYKVQVQESEGNTVEYEV, from the coding sequence ATGTACAGAGTTATCAAGCGTATTGAAATTTCTGGGGCTCACAAGCTCTCGCTCCCGTACGAAAGCAAGTGCCGCGGTCTGCATGGCCACAACTGGATTATCACGGTGTTCTGCCAGTCCGAAACTCTCGATGAAAACGGCATGGTGGTCGATTTTTCGCGCATCAAGGAAATTGTGAAGGGCAAGCTCGATCACCAGTTCTTGAACGATGTGGTGAACTTTAATCCGACGGCGGAGAACATGGCTCGCTGGATTTGCGAACAGGTGCCGCATTGCTACAAGGTGCAGGTCCAGGAAAGCGAAGGCAATACCGTCGAGTACGAAGTGTAA
- the queC gene encoding 7-cyano-7-deazaguanine synthase QueC, giving the protein MKDALLVLSGGMDSVTLLYDRAADIALAVSFDYGSNHNDKEIPFARMHCEKLGIPHITIPLKFMHDYFTSSLLSGADAIPEGTYADENMKSTVVPFRNGIMLSVAAGLAESRDLKRVMMANHFGDHAIYPDCREEFVKNMSAAISAGTYANITIDAPYTNISKADIARKGKALGLDYSETWSCYKGGKIHCGKCATCLERKAALAEAGINDTTEYEA; this is encoded by the coding sequence ATGAAAGACGCTTTGCTGGTCTTGTCTGGTGGAATGGACAGTGTGACCTTGCTTTACGACCGCGCCGCGGATATTGCGCTTGCCGTTTCGTTTGATTACGGCAGCAACCACAACGACAAAGAAATTCCTTTTGCGCGCATGCATTGCGAAAAGCTCGGGATTCCGCACATTACGATTCCGCTCAAGTTCATGCACGATTACTTTACGTCATCGCTCCTTTCGGGTGCAGATGCTATCCCAGAAGGGACTTACGCTGACGAGAACATGAAATCGACGGTGGTACCGTTCCGCAATGGCATTATGCTTTCTGTGGCGGCAGGGCTTGCCGAAAGCCGTGACCTCAAGCGCGTGATGATGGCAAACCACTTTGGCGACCATGCGATTTACCCGGACTGCCGCGAAGAATTCGTGAAGAACATGTCGGCGGCGATTTCTGCAGGTACATACGCAAACATCACGATTGACGCTCCGTACACGAACATTTCCAAGGCGGATATCGCTCGCAAGGGTAAGGCTCTTGGCTTGGATTACAGCGAAACCTGGTCTTGCTACAAGGGCGGCAAAATCCATTGCGGCAAGTGCGCGACCTGCCTGGAACGCAAGGCGGCTCTCGCCGAAGCGGGCATCAATGACACAACGGAATACGAGGCGTAA
- the bioD gene encoding dethiobiotin synthase, whose protein sequence is MSKGYFVTATGTDVGKTFITGLLVKKWRDSGIDAGYYKAALSGAELRDGKWIAGDADYVKRIAGLSDTQEQLVSFVYKEAVSPHLAARKEGNLVNLSKVQADFNAACSRHEFIFAEGSGGIICPIRYDDQKIFLEDIIKTLKLPLIIVTTAALGSINACVLTIEYARSRGLDIRGIIVNRYGCSGNFEMEDDNIRMMQDLTGLEILAKVKEGDSDLGVAVF, encoded by the coding sequence ATGAGCAAAGGTTATTTCGTTACGGCGACGGGTACGGATGTCGGTAAAACTTTTATCACGGGTCTTTTGGTGAAAAAATGGCGCGATTCCGGCATTGACGCGGGCTATTACAAGGCGGCGCTCAGCGGTGCAGAACTCCGTGATGGCAAGTGGATTGCAGGCGATGCCGATTATGTCAAGCGCATTGCAGGTCTCTCAGACACGCAAGAACAGCTTGTCAGTTTCGTTTACAAAGAGGCTGTTTCGCCGCACCTGGCGGCACGAAAAGAAGGCAATCTCGTTAATCTTTCTAAAGTTCAGGCGGACTTTAACGCTGCCTGCTCACGCCACGAATTCATCTTTGCCGAAGGTAGCGGGGGAATCATTTGCCCCATCCGCTATGATGACCAGAAAATTTTCCTCGAAGATATCATCAAGACGCTCAAGCTTCCGCTGATTATCGTAACAACGGCGGCGCTCGGCTCCATCAACGCTTGCGTGCTCACTATAGAATACGCTCGTAGTCGCGGCCTAGATATCCGTGGAATTATCGTGAACCGTTACGGCTGTAGCGGCAATTTTGAAATGGAAGATGACAATATCCGCATGATGCAGGACTTGACAGGGCTTGAAATTCTTGCAAAAGTCAAGGAAGGCGACAGCGATTTAGGCGTAGCGGTATTTTAG